The following proteins are co-located in the Triticum aestivum cultivar Chinese Spring chromosome 1A, IWGSC CS RefSeq v2.1, whole genome shotgun sequence genome:
- the LOC123051626 gene encoding UDP-N-acetylmuramoyl-L-alanyl-D-glutamate--2,6-diaminopimelate ligase MurE homolog, chloroplastic — MATAPHLAFHLPFPFPFPSTSRPPPRALAPPPPRRAPLRLAAGRRFRPPTADDEPPEAAEDSSHGLNRYDQLARHVERARKRQQADQPEVTADHPLFSSPPPAPAGGSYDPDDEFFDEIDRAIAEKREEFTRRGLIKPTPPPPPEVDVPADELSPEEAIDLDEIRRLQGLSVASVADEEDDEAEEEYGDEGLPLDEDGEAFDVADELGLEGDRIRQPAFRMTLAELLDESKLVPVAVTGDQDVALSGVQNDATLVAAGDLFVCVGESGLAGLTEADKRGAVAVVADQDVDIEGTLACRALVIVDDITAALRVLPACLYRRPSKDMAVIGITGTDGVTTTSHLVKAMYEAMGVRTGMVGVLGAYAFGSNKLDAQPAASGDSMAVQKLMATMLHNGAEAVVLETTTDEMLPSGVDSEIDYDIAVLTNVRHANLEASMTYEGYMSSMASLFSRMVDPERHRKVVNIDDPSAPFFAAQGGHGVPVVTYSFENKKADVHTLKYQLSLFETEVLVQTPHGILEISSGLLGRDNIYNILATVAVGVAVGAPLEDIVKGIEEVDAIPGRCELIDEEQAFGVIIDHARTPEALSRLLDSVKELGPRRIVTVVGCCGEKERGKRPMMTKIAAEKSDVVMLTSDNPASEDPLDILDDMLSGVGWTMEEYLKHGANDYYPPLPNGHRLFLHDIRRVAVRAAVAMGEQGDVVVVTGKGNDTYQMEGDKKEFFDDREECREALQYVDQLHRSGIDTSEFPWRLPESH; from the exons ATGGCCACGGCGCCGCACCTCGCCTTCCacctccccttccccttccccttcccctccacCTCCCGCCCGCCGCCCCGAGCCCTAGCACCCCCGCCCCCGCGACGGGCCCCTCTCCGCCTCGCCGCGGGGCGCCGCTTCCGGCCGCCCACCGCGGACGACGAGCCCCCCGAGGCCGCCGAGGACTCGTCCCACGGCCTCAACCGGTACGACCAGCTCGCGCGCCACGTGGAGCGAGCGCGGAAACGGCAGCAGGCTGACCAGCCAGAGGTCACTGCCGACCACCCGCTCTTCTCGTCCCCTCCCCCGGCCCCCGCCGGCGGGAGCTATGACCCCGACGACGAGTTCTTCGACGAGATCGACCGCGCTATTGCCGAGAAGAGGGAGGAGTTCACGCGGCGCGGGCTCATTAAGCCcaccccgcctccgccgcccgagGTGGACGTCCCCGCCGACGAGCTGTCCCCCGAGGAGGCCATCGACCTCGACGAGATTCGGAGGCTGCAGGGCCTCAGTGTGGCGTCCGTGGCTGACGAGGAGGACGACGAAGCCGAGGAGGAGTACGGCGACGAGGGGTTGCCGCTCGACGAAGACGGCGAAGCCTTTGATGTGGCGGACGAGCTCGGTCTAGAGGGGGACAGGATACGGCAGCCGGCCTTCCGCATGACGCTGGCCGAGCTCCTCGACGAGAGCAAGCTGGTCCCGGTAGCGGTGACGGGCGACCAGGACGTCGCGCTCTCGGGGGTGCAGAACGACGCCACCCTCGTGGCGGCCGGGGACCTCTTCGTGTGCGTGGGAGAGAGCGGGCTTGCTGGCCTTACCGAGGCTGACAAGCGCGGTGCCGTTGCCGTCGTGGCCGACCAGGACGTGGACATCGAGGGCACCCTGGCCTGTCGCGCTCTGGTCATCGTCGATGACATCACGGCCGCTCTCCGCGTGCTCCCTGCCTGCCTCTACCGACGGCCCTCCAAGGACATGGCCGTTATTGGCATCACGGGCACAGACGGGGTCACCACCACGTCCCACCTCGTCAAAGCAATGTACGAGGCCATGGGTGTCAGGACCGGCATGGTAGGCGTTCTTGGAGCCTATGCCTTCGGCAGCAACAAGCTGGATGCGCAACCTGCTGCATCAGGTGATTCGATGGCCGTGCAGAAGCTGATGGCAACGATGTTGCACAATGGCGCTGAAGCCGTTGTGTTGGAGACGACCACTGATGAGATGCTACCATCAGGTGTGGACAGTGAGATAGATTACGATATCGCCGTGCTGACCAATGTTAGGCATGCCAATTTAGAGGCTAGCATGACATACGAGGGGTACATGAGCAGCATGGCCTCCCTTTTCTCCAGAATGGTGGATCCTGAGCGCCACCGTAAGGTGGTAAATATCGATGATCCGAGCGCACCATTCTTCGCCGCCCAAGGGGGGCATGGTGTCCCGGTGGTGACATATTCATTTGAGAACAAGAAGGCTGATGTGCACACTCTCAAGTACCAGCTTTCCCTGTTTGAGACGGAGGTTCTCGTACAGACACCGCACGGAATCCTTGAAATCTCCTCTGGACTGCTTGGAAGAGACAACATCTACAATATCCTTGCAACTGTGGCAGTTGGTGTTGCAGTGGGTGCGCCATTGGAGGACATAGTGAAAGGTATTGAAGAGGTGGATGCAATCCCAGGTCGGTGTGAGCTAATTGATGAGGAGCAAGCCTTTGGGGTGATCATTGATCATGCGAGGACACCGGAAGCTCTGTCAAGGCTTCTTGACAGTGTAAAGGAACTAGGCCCACGGCGCATTGTCACTG TTGTTGGATGTTGCGGTGAGAAAGAAAGAGGGAAGAGGCCGATGATGACAAAGATTGCTGCTGAGAAAAGTGATGTTGTTATGTTGACATCCGACAATCCAGCAAGTGAAGATCCAT TGGATATCCTGGACGATATGTTGTCTGGTGTAGGATGGACCATGGAAGAATACTTGAAGCATGGTGCAAATGATTATTATCCGCCCCTACCAAATGGTCACAGACTCTTCTTACATGATATTAGAAGAGTTGCAGTGCGAGCTGCTGTTGCAATGGGCGAGCAAGGCGATGTTGTT GTTGTCACTGGAAAAGGGAATGATACTTATCAGATGGAAGGCGATAAGAAGGAGTTCTTTGATGACAGGGAAGAGTGCCGAGAAGCACTGCAATACGTTGATCAATTGCATCGATCTGGAATAGATACCTCTGAGTTTCCATGGCG GTTACCAGAAAGCCACTGA